The Ancylobacter sp. WKF20 genome contains a region encoding:
- a CDS encoding M48 family metalloprotease — MMPLLRLDNPSLRLTHRPAGRGRRLAHRSGGRGLLRGLATGLGFLAVGALDMQPALAQSKRNPTIIRDAEIETLMRDYTRPIFKVAGLTQQNIQVVLIGDDSFNAFVADGKRIFINTGTLKQSATPNEVIGVLAHETGHIAGGHLARMRQQIENAQTAAIVGMLLAAGGMAAGVSTGSNIGGTAGAGAMTMPQEIVRRSLLAYQRSEEQAADRSALSYLNATKQSPAGMLKTFERLQNDQMFISQRIDPYAISHPMAAERIAVLEDLAHKSPYFDVKDPPELQARHDMMRAKLVGYTQTPDGVARIYGPQGNTLPARYARAISAYRYGNINDAIRQIDALIAEQPRNPYFYEIKGQAYLEAGRGRDAIGPLRRAVELSDGNPLIRMLLGQALIATNDKSLMDEAVRELNFGLQREPSSPIGWRYLAMAYGQRGDYPNADLASAQSALLSGEYRLARELATRAKTKFPLGSPGWLKADDILNFKPPQEAMRRKPTP; from the coding sequence ATGATGCCTCTGCTGCGCCTTGACAACCCCTCGCTTCGGCTGACGCACCGTCCCGCTGGCCGTGGTCGCCGTTTGGCCCACCGCTCGGGTGGGCGTGGCCTGCTGCGCGGGCTGGCGACCGGCCTTGGCTTTCTCGCCGTTGGCGCGCTCGACATGCAGCCGGCGCTGGCGCAATCCAAGCGCAACCCAACGATCATCCGCGACGCGGAGATCGAGACGCTGATGCGCGATTACACCCGCCCGATCTTCAAGGTGGCGGGGCTCACGCAGCAGAACATCCAGGTCGTCCTGATCGGCGACGATTCGTTCAACGCCTTCGTGGCCGACGGCAAGCGCATCTTCATCAACACCGGCACGCTCAAACAGTCGGCGACGCCGAACGAGGTCATCGGCGTTCTCGCCCATGAGACCGGCCACATCGCCGGCGGCCACCTCGCGCGCATGCGCCAGCAGATCGAAAACGCGCAGACCGCCGCCATTGTCGGCATGCTGCTCGCCGCGGGCGGCATGGCGGCAGGCGTGTCCACCGGCTCCAATATAGGCGGCACCGCCGGCGCGGGCGCGATGACGATGCCGCAGGAGATCGTGCGGCGCTCGCTGCTGGCCTATCAGCGCAGCGAGGAGCAGGCCGCCGACCGCTCGGCCCTCAGCTATCTCAACGCGACCAAGCAGTCGCCGGCGGGGATGCTGAAGACCTTCGAGCGGCTGCAGAACGACCAGATGTTCATCAGCCAGCGAATCGACCCCTACGCGATCAGCCATCCCATGGCGGCCGAACGCATCGCGGTGCTGGAAGACCTCGCGCATAAGAGCCCCTATTTCGACGTCAAGGATCCGCCGGAGCTGCAGGCCCGCCACGACATGATGCGGGCCAAGCTGGTCGGCTACACCCAGACGCCGGACGGCGTGGCGCGCATCTACGGCCCGCAGGGCAACACGCTGCCGGCGCGCTATGCGCGGGCGATCTCGGCCTATCGCTATGGCAACATCAACGACGCGATCCGCCAGATCGACGCGCTCATCGCCGAGCAGCCGCGCAACCCCTATTTCTATGAGATCAAGGGCCAGGCCTATCTGGAAGCCGGCCGCGGGCGCGACGCCATCGGCCCGCTGCGCCGCGCGGTCGAGCTGTCCGACGGCAACCCGCTCATCCGCATGCTGCTCGGCCAGGCGCTGATCGCCACCAACGACAAGAGCCTGATGGACGAGGCGGTGCGCGAGCTCAATTTCGGCCTGCAGCGCGAGCCCTCCTCGCCGATCGGCTGGCGCTACCTCGCCATGGCCTATGGCCAGCGCGGCGACTACCCCAATGCCGACCTCGCCTCCGCCCAGTCCGCCCTGCTCAGCGGCGAGTACAGGCTGGCGCGCGAACTGGCGACGCGGGCCAAGACCAAGTTCCCGCTCGGCTCGCCCGGCTGGCTGAAGGCCGACGACATCCTCAATTTCAAGCCGCCGCAAGAAGCCATGCGGCGCAAGCCAACACCGTAA
- a CDS encoding aminotransferase class I/II-fold pyridoxal phosphate-dependent enzyme — translation MTASRATSPVDAAILLAGASRRSDIAPFIVMDVMERAARIEAEGGRVIHMEVGQPAAPAPHTAREAAKRALEHGRIGYTTALGLPGLRARIARHYGETYGLDLDPARVVVTTGSSAGFLLAFLSMFEAGDRVAIANPGYPPYRHILTALGCEPVLIETDAASRWVITPEALRAAHARTPLKGILVASPANPTGTMMRPEALAELIATAESLGIRFISDEIYHGLDYAFPAATAAAISPEAAIIHSFSKYFCMTGWRVGWMVMPAPLVRAVERLQQNLMISVPTLSQIAAEAAFDGAAEMEAVKHGYEENRLILTQGLPKAGLPEFLPVDGAFYLYADVSRFTDDSAAFARRLLDEAHVAATPGVDFDPHRGHHYLRLSYAGAPAEMAEAVERIGDFLRRG, via the coding sequence ATGACCGCATCACGCGCCACCTCTCCCGTGGACGCCGCCATCCTCCTTGCCGGCGCCTCGCGGCGCAGCGACATCGCGCCCTTCATCGTCATGGACGTGATGGAGCGGGCGGCGCGCATCGAGGCCGAGGGCGGGCGGGTCATCCATATGGAGGTCGGCCAGCCCGCCGCGCCGGCCCCGCACACCGCCCGCGAGGCGGCAAAGCGCGCGCTGGAGCATGGGCGCATCGGCTACACCACCGCGCTCGGCCTGCCGGGGCTGCGCGCCCGCATCGCCCGCCATTATGGCGAGACCTATGGGCTCGATCTCGACCCGGCGCGCGTCGTCGTGACGACGGGGTCGTCAGCCGGGTTCCTGCTCGCCTTCCTCTCGATGTTCGAAGCGGGCGACCGGGTGGCGATCGCCAATCCCGGCTATCCGCCCTATCGCCATATCCTGACGGCGCTCGGCTGCGAGCCGGTGCTGATCGAGACGGATGCCGCCTCGCGCTGGGTCATCACGCCCGAGGCGCTGCGCGCCGCCCATGCCCGCACGCCGCTCAAGGGCATTCTGGTGGCGAGCCCGGCCAACCCGACTGGCACGATGATGCGCCCGGAGGCGCTCGCCGAGCTGATCGCCACCGCCGAAAGCCTCGGCATCCGCTTCATTTCGGACGAGATCTATCACGGGCTGGACTATGCCTTCCCGGCCGCCACGGCGGCGGCGATCAGCCCTGAGGCGGCGATCATCCATTCCTTCTCGAAATATTTCTGCATGACCGGCTGGCGGGTCGGCTGGATGGTGATGCCGGCGCCGCTGGTGCGCGCGGTAGAGCGGTTGCAGCAGAACCTGATGATCTCCGTGCCCACCCTCTCGCAGATAGCCGCCGAGGCGGCCTTTGACGGCGCGGCCGAGATGGAGGCGGTCAAGCACGGCTATGAGGAGAACCGGCTGATCCTGACGCAGGGCCTGCCCAAGGCCGGGCTGCCGGAGTTCCTCCCCGTGGACGGTGCGTTCTATCTCTATGCCGACGTGTCGCGCTTTACCGACGATTCCGCCGCCTTCGCCCGGCGCCTTCTCGATGAGGCGCATGTGGCGGCGACGCCCGGCGTCGATTTCGACCCGCATCGCGGCCACCATTATCTGCGACTCTCCTATGCCGGCGCGCCGGCCGAGATGGCCGAGGCGGTGGAGCGGATCGGCGATTTCCTGCGGCGCGGCTGA
- the aat gene encoding leucyl/phenylalanyl-tRNA--protein transferase — protein sequence MSRPREHQVEITPEVLLKAYACGIFPMAESADDPGLYWIEPERRGVIPLDDFAISSRLARTVRSDRFEVRIDYDFEAVIDGCAAPADGRGSTWINRRIRKLYCDLYERGHCHSVETWENGVLVGGLYGVRLGRAFFGESMFHTARDASKVALVHLVARLRKGGFTLLDTQFVTDHLRSFGAIEVTRRHYHRLLTQALEGEGDFYCWPPGEAITGAVCLQSVSHTS from the coding sequence ATGTCACGCCCGCGCGAACATCAGGTCGAGATCACGCCCGAAGTCCTGCTGAAGGCCTATGCCTGCGGCATCTTCCCCATGGCCGAGAGCGCCGACGATCCCGGCCTCTACTGGATCGAGCCGGAGCGGCGCGGCGTCATCCCGCTCGACGATTTCGCCATTTCCAGCCGCCTCGCCCGCACCGTGCGCTCCGATCGCTTCGAGGTGCGTATCGACTACGACTTCGAGGCGGTGATCGATGGCTGCGCTGCCCCGGCGGACGGGCGCGGCTCGACCTGGATCAACCGGCGCATCCGCAAGCTCTATTGCGACCTCTATGAGCGCGGCCACTGCCACTCGGTCGAAACGTGGGAGAATGGCGTGCTGGTCGGCGGGCTCTACGGGGTGCGGCTCGGCCGGGCCTTCTTCGGCGAGAGCATGTTCCACACCGCGCGCGATGCCTCGAAGGTGGCGCTGGTGCATCTGGTGGCGCGGCTGCGCAAGGGCGGCTTCACCCTGCTCGACACGCAGTTCGTGACCGATCATCTGCGCAGCTTCGGCGCGATCGAGGTCACGCGCCGGCACTATCACCGGCTGCTGACGCAGGCGCTGGAAGGCGAGGGTGATTTCTACTGCTGGCCGCCGGGCGAGGCGATCACCGGCGCTGTCTGCTTGCAGTCGGTCAGCCACACATCATAG
- a CDS encoding NADH:ubiquinone oxidoreductase subunit NDUFA12, protein MKLSDFLTETFTWWNGQTMGTRFHTWRHGEFVGTDEQGNKYYRTKGGKIDPALGFERRWVIFNGPAEATAIPPGWHAWMHQRSDVPPSQETYVAREWEKPHRANPTGTPAAYRPAGSTVGFGHRPAVTGDYKAWTPE, encoded by the coding sequence GTGAAGCTTTCCGACTTCCTCACCGAGACCTTCACCTGGTGGAACGGCCAGACCATGGGCACGCGTTTCCATACGTGGCGCCACGGTGAATTCGTCGGCACCGATGAGCAGGGCAACAAGTACTACCGGACCAAGGGCGGCAAGATCGACCCAGCGCTGGGCTTCGAGCGCCGCTGGGTGATCTTCAACGGCCCCGCCGAGGCGACCGCCATTCCGCCGGGCTGGCACGCCTGGATGCACCAGCGCAGCGATGTCCCGCCCTCGCAGGAAACCTATGTCGCGCGCGAGTGGGAAAAGCCGCACCGCGCCAACCCGACCGGCACCCCGGCGGCCTATCGCCCGGCCGGCTCCACTGTCGGCTTCGGCCACCGCCCCGCCGTCACCGGCGACTACAAGGCGTGGACGCCCGAGTGA
- a CDS encoding vitamin B12-dependent ribonucleotide reductase encodes MRIERRYTKAGQSPYASMAFRKATSEIRNPDGSVVFRLEGIDVPEHFSQVATDILAQKYFRKAGVPARLKKVEEETVPSFLWRGAADEKALGGLPEKERYIGEIDARQVFDRLAGTWTYWGWKGGYFDSEVDAQAFFDEHRYMLAMQMAAPNSPQWFNTGLHWAYGIDGPSQGHFYVDYVTGKLTRSKSSYEHPQPHACFIQSVGDDLVNEGGIMDLWVREARLFKYGSGTGSNFSALRGEGEKLSGGGRSSGLMSFLKIGDRAAGAIKSGGTTRRAAKMVVVDVDHPDIETYVDWKVKEEQKVAALVTGSKIVAKHMKAVMKACVNCEGDNGDCYDPEKNPALKREIRAAKKALVPENYIHRVIQFAKQGYTDIDFPIYDTDWDSEAYLTVSGQNSNNSVRVDDDFLTAVEADGDWNLTSRITGKVTKTLKAAELWEKIGHAAWACADPGIQFHTTINDWHTCPAAGPIRASNPCSEYMFLDDTACNLASLNLLQFRNADGTFDVASYEHACRLWTVVLEISILMAQFPSKEIAKLSYEYRTLGLGYANIGGLLMTSGIPYDSDEARAYCGALTAIMTGVAYATSAEMAKELGPFAGYKPNATEMLRVMRNHRRAAYGEKGGYEGLNTNPVPLDHAKVPEPILIERAKATWDQAIALGEAHGYRNAQTTLLAPTGTIGLVMDCDTTGIEPDFALVKFKKLAGGGYFKIINRAVPEALRTLGYSESQLAEIEAYAVGHGSITQAPAINHGSLRAKGFDDAMLAKVDGSVKSAFDIKFVFNRWTLGDEALAKLGVPADKLIDPAFDLLTFLGFSKKDIEAANIHVCGAMTLEGAPFLKVEHYPVFDCANPCGRIGKRYLSVESHILMMAAAQPFLSGAISKTINMPNDATVEDCKQAYMLSWRLALKANALYRDGSKLSQPLNSQLVSDEDDEEDALEALLEKPAAARATQITEKIVEKVIERVVAIRDREKMPDRRKGYTQKAVVGGHKVYLRTGEYDDGRLGEIFIDMHKEGAALRSFINNFAISVSLGLQYGVPLEEYVDAFTFTRFEPAGPVQGNDTIKYATSILDYIFRELAVSYLARNDLGHVDHSESNFDALGKGVDEGKAAPGVTPASRMVSKGLTRGRSVGLMVVPAGSTVTPASAQATSNVTALRGAVQGATALKAEPEIEEDEALGATDALPWATPAAAPAAAAGPSKSEARAIARAKGYEGESCPECQNFTMVRNGTCLKCETCGSTTGCS; translated from the coding sequence ATGCGCATCGAGCGCCGCTACACCAAGGCCGGCCAGTCACCTTACGCTTCCATGGCGTTCCGCAAGGCGACGAGCGAAATTCGCAATCCCGACGGGTCGGTGGTGTTCCGCCTCGAAGGCATCGACGTGCCCGAGCACTTCTCGCAGGTCGCCACCGACATTCTCGCGCAGAAGTATTTCCGCAAGGCCGGCGTCCCCGCGCGGCTGAAGAAGGTCGAGGAGGAGACCGTCCCCTCCTTCCTCTGGCGCGGCGCGGCCGATGAGAAGGCCCTCGGCGGCCTCCCCGAGAAGGAGCGCTATATCGGCGAGATCGACGCGCGGCAGGTCTTCGACCGCCTCGCCGGCACCTGGACCTATTGGGGCTGGAAGGGCGGCTATTTCGATTCGGAAGTCGACGCCCAGGCCTTCTTCGACGAGCACCGCTACATGCTGGCCATGCAGATGGCCGCGCCCAACTCGCCGCAGTGGTTCAACACCGGCCTGCACTGGGCCTATGGCATTGACGGCCCCAGCCAGGGCCATTTCTACGTCGATTATGTCACCGGCAAGCTGACCCGCTCGAAGTCCTCCTACGAGCACCCGCAGCCGCATGCCTGCTTCATCCAGTCCGTGGGCGACGACCTCGTGAATGAGGGCGGCATCATGGATCTGTGGGTGCGCGAGGCGCGCCTGTTCAAGTATGGCTCGGGCACCGGCTCCAACTTCTCGGCGCTGCGCGGCGAGGGCGAGAAGCTCTCCGGCGGCGGCCGCTCCTCCGGCCTCATGTCGTTCCTGAAGATCGGCGATCGCGCCGCCGGCGCCATCAAGTCGGGCGGCACCACCCGCCGCGCCGCCAAGATGGTCGTGGTCGACGTCGATCACCCGGACATCGAGACCTATGTCGACTGGAAGGTGAAGGAGGAGCAGAAGGTCGCTGCTCTCGTCACCGGCTCCAAGATCGTCGCCAAGCACATGAAGGCCGTGATGAAGGCCTGCGTGAACTGCGAGGGCGACAATGGCGATTGCTACGACCCGGAGAAGAACCCGGCGCTGAAGCGCGAGATCCGCGCCGCCAAGAAGGCGCTGGTGCCGGAGAACTACATTCACCGCGTCATCCAGTTCGCCAAGCAGGGCTACACCGACATCGACTTCCCGATCTACGACACGGATTGGGATTCCGAGGCGTATCTCACCGTCTCCGGCCAGAACTCGAACAATTCGGTGCGGGTCGATGACGACTTCCTCACCGCGGTCGAGGCCGATGGCGACTGGAACCTCACCTCGCGCATCACCGGCAAGGTGACGAAGACTCTCAAGGCCGCCGAGCTTTGGGAGAAGATCGGCCACGCCGCCTGGGCCTGCGCCGATCCGGGCATCCAGTTCCACACCACCATCAATGACTGGCACACCTGCCCGGCCGCCGGCCCGATCCGCGCGTCCAACCCGTGCTCCGAGTACATGTTCCTCGACGACACGGCGTGCAATCTCGCCTCGCTGAACCTGCTGCAGTTCCGCAACGCCGACGGCACCTTCGACGTGGCGAGCTATGAGCACGCCTGCCGCCTGTGGACCGTGGTGCTCGAAATCTCGATCCTGATGGCGCAGTTCCCCTCGAAGGAGATCGCCAAGCTCTCCTACGAGTACCGCACCCTCGGCCTCGGCTACGCCAATATTGGCGGCCTGCTGATGACCTCCGGCATCCCCTATGACTCGGACGAGGCCCGCGCCTATTGCGGCGCCCTCACCGCGATCATGACCGGCGTCGCCTATGCCACCTCGGCCGAGATGGCCAAGGAGCTCGGCCCGTTTGCAGGCTACAAGCCCAACGCGACCGAGATGCTGCGCGTGATGCGCAACCACCGCCGCGCCGCTTATGGCGAGAAGGGTGGCTATGAGGGGCTGAACACCAACCCCGTGCCGCTCGACCACGCCAAGGTGCCGGAGCCGATCCTCATCGAGCGCGCCAAGGCGACCTGGGACCAGGCGATTGCCCTCGGCGAGGCCCATGGCTACCGTAATGCCCAGACCACGCTGCTCGCGCCCACCGGCACGATCGGCCTCGTCATGGATTGCGACACCACCGGCATCGAGCCCGACTTCGCGCTGGTGAAGTTCAAGAAGCTGGCCGGCGGCGGCTACTTCAAGATCATCAACCGCGCCGTGCCGGAGGCGCTGCGCACGCTTGGCTATTCCGAGAGCCAGCTCGCCGAGATCGAAGCCTATGCCGTCGGCCATGGCTCGATCACCCAGGCGCCGGCCATCAACCATGGCTCGCTGCGCGCCAAGGGCTTTGACGACGCGATGCTCGCCAAGGTCGATGGCAGCGTGAAGAGCGCCTTCGACATCAAGTTCGTCTTCAACCGCTGGACGCTCGGCGACGAGGCGCTGGCCAAGCTCGGCGTACCCGCCGACAAGCTGATCGATCCCGCCTTCGACCTGCTGACCTTCCTCGGCTTCTCGAAGAAGGACATCGAGGCCGCGAACATCCATGTCTGCGGTGCCATGACCCTGGAGGGCGCGCCCTTCCTCAAGGTCGAGCACTACCCGGTGTTCGACTGCGCCAATCCGTGCGGGCGCATCGGCAAGCGCTACCTCTCGGTCGAAAGCCACATCCTGATGATGGCGGCGGCGCAGCCCTTCCTCTCGGGCGCGATCTCCAAGACCATCAACATGCCGAACGACGCGACGGTGGAGGACTGCAAGCAGGCCTACATGCTGTCCTGGCGCCTGGCGCTGAAGGCCAACGCGCTCTACCGCGACGGCTCCAAGCTCTCCCAGCCGCTCAACTCGCAGCTCGTCTCTGACGAGGATGACGAGGAGGACGCGCTCGAGGCCCTGCTGGAGAAGCCCGCCGCCGCGCGCGCCACGCAGATCACCGAGAAGATCGTCGAGAAGGTCATCGAGCGCGTGGTCGCCATCCGCGACCGCGAGAAGATGCCCGATCGCCGCAAGGGCTACACCCAGAAGGCGGTCGTCGGCGGCCACAAGGTCTATCTGCGCACCGGCGAATATGATGATGGCCGCCTCGGCGAGATCTTCATCGACATGCACAAGGAAGGCGCGGCGCTGCGCTCCTTCATCAACAACTTCGCCATCTCGGTGTCGCTGGGTCTCCAGTACGGCGTGCCGCTGGAGGAGTATGTCGACGCCTTCACCTTCACCCGCTTCGAGCCCGCCGGCCCGGTGCAGGGCAACGACACGATCAAGTACGCGACCTCGATCCTCGACTACATCTTCCGCGAGCTGGCCGTGTCCTATCTCGCCCGCAACGACCTCGGCCATGTCGATCACAGCGAGTCGAACTTCGACGCGCTCGGCAAGGGCGTGGACGAAGGCAAGGCGGCGCCCGGCGTTACCCCGGCCTCGCGCATGGTCTCCAAGGGCCTGACGCGCGGCCGCTCGGTCGGGCTGATGGTGGTGCCGGCCGGCTCCACCGTGACCCCGGCTTCCGCGCAGGCGACCTCGAACGTCACCGCCCTGCGCGGTGCCGTTCAGGGCGCGACCGCCCTCAAGGCGGAGCCGGAGATCGAGGAAGACGAGGCGCTCGGCGCCACCGACGCCCTGCCCTGGGCCACCCCGGCCGCGGCCCCCGCCGCTGCCGCTGGCCCGAGCAAGTCGGAAGCCCGCGCCATCGCCCGCGCCAAGGGCTATGAGGGCGAGTCCTGCCCCGAGTGCCAGAACTTCACCATGGTGCGCAACGGCACCTGCCTGAAGTGCGAGACCTGCGGCTCGACGACCGGCTGCAGCTGA
- a CDS encoding DsbA family protein, with product MPLTLLSRAGRRLIAASLVASLAIGMGVAPAAALDDAQRKEFEGVIREYLIKNPEVIQEAIMELQKRQAAQESNQRQQALTTMKPLVFDSPRGVVIGNPTGDVTLVEFFDYNCGYCRRALADMQQLMKGDPKLKVVLKEFPVLGPGSVEAAQVAVAVRLTAPDKYYAFHEKLLSERGQANKAKALEAATAVGIDKAALEKALANPEVNATLQENLQVADALGIDGTPSYVVGDAVIVGAVGHDQIKSAVDSVRSCGKTQC from the coding sequence ATGCCGCTCACCCTTCTTAGCCGCGCCGGCCGCAGGCTCATTGCCGCGAGCCTTGTCGCGAGCCTCGCGATCGGCATGGGCGTCGCTCCGGCCGCGGCGCTCGACGACGCGCAGCGCAAGGAATTCGAAGGCGTCATCCGGGAGTACCTGATCAAGAATCCCGAGGTGATCCAGGAAGCCATCATGGAGCTGCAGAAGCGCCAGGCGGCGCAGGAGTCGAACCAGCGCCAGCAGGCGCTCACCACCATGAAGCCCCTGGTGTTCGATTCCCCGCGCGGCGTGGTCATTGGCAACCCCACGGGCGACGTCACGCTGGTCGAGTTCTTCGATTACAATTGCGGCTATTGCCGCCGGGCGCTGGCCGACATGCAGCAGCTCATGAAGGGCGACCCCAAGCTCAAGGTCGTGCTGAAGGAATTCCCGGTGCTCGGACCCGGCTCGGTGGAGGCCGCGCAGGTCGCCGTCGCCGTACGCCTCACCGCGCCGGACAAGTACTATGCCTTCCACGAGAAGCTGCTGAGCGAGCGCGGTCAGGCCAACAAGGCCAAGGCGCTGGAGGCCGCCACGGCGGTCGGCATCGACAAGGCGGCGCTGGAGAAGGCGCTGGCCAACCCCGAGGTCAACGCCACGCTGCAGGAGAACCTTCAGGTCGCCGATGCGCTCGGCATCGACGGCACGCCCTCCTATGTAGTGGGCGACGCGGTGATCGTCGGCGCGGTCGGCCACGACCAGATCAAGAGCGCCGTGGATTCCGTGCGGAGCTGCGGCAAGACCCAGTGCTGA
- the aroQ gene encoding type II 3-dehydroquinate dehydratase, with translation MTDTVHVLNGPNLNLLGTREPEVYGRATLADVEAACRAACDRHGLGLVFRQTNHEGELVTWLQEARGSLGVVLNAAAYTHTSVALGDAIKAVGLNVVEVHLSNVFAREAFRHHSYISPVARGVICGLGIDGYRLAIDALAAARVN, from the coding sequence ATGACGGACACCGTCCACGTCCTGAACGGACCGAACCTGAACCTGCTCGGCACGCGCGAGCCGGAGGTGTATGGCCGTGCGACGCTGGCGGATGTCGAAGCCGCCTGCCGCGCCGCCTGCGATCGACACGGGCTCGGCCTCGTGTTCCGCCAGACCAACCATGAGGGCGAGTTGGTCACCTGGCTGCAGGAAGCGCGCGGGAGCCTCGGCGTCGTGCTCAATGCCGCCGCCTATACCCACACTTCCGTCGCCCTTGGGGACGCCATCAAGGCCGTCGGCCTCAATGTCGTCGAAGTCCACTTGTCCAACGTCTTCGCGCGCGAAGCCTTCCGCCATCATTCCTATATTTCGCCGGTCGCCCGTGGGGTGATCTGCGGCCTAGGGATCGACGGCTACCGGCTCGCCATAGACGCGCTGGCCGCCGCCCGCGTGAACTGA
- the accC gene encoding acetyl-CoA carboxylase biotin carboxylase subunit has translation MFGKILIANRGEIALRVLRACKELGIATVAVHSTADADAMHVKLADESVCIGPPPAKDSYLNIPALLAACEITGAEAVHPGYGFLSENARFAEILIDHGVAFIGPKPEHIRIMGDKIEAKRTAKKLGIPCVPGSEGGITSDDEAARVAEEIGFPVLIKAAAGGGGRGMKVARAPDELSSALSQARSEARAAFGDDAVYIEKYLGTPRHIEIQVLGDGQGNAIHLGERDCSLQRRHQKVWEEAPSPTITAEQRARIGETVAQAMRDMKYLGAGTIEFLYENGEFYFIEMNTRIQVEHPVTEAITGIDLIAEQIRVAAGQPLGIRQEDVVLNGHAIECRVNAEHPRTFRPSPGKISYWHTPGGLGVRVDSAVYQGYSIPPYYDSMIGKLIVHAKSREECLNRLRRALNEFVVEGIETTLPLFRELVENPDIKRGAYDIHWLEHFLAAGEPGS, from the coding sequence ATGTTCGGCAAGATTCTCATCGCCAATCGCGGCGAGATCGCGCTCCGGGTGCTTCGCGCCTGCAAGGAGCTCGGCATCGCCACCGTGGCGGTGCACTCCACCGCCGACGCCGACGCCATGCATGTGAAGCTCGCCGATGAGAGCGTCTGCATCGGCCCGCCGCCCGCCAAGGACAGCTACCTCAACATCCCCGCTTTGCTCGCCGCCTGCGAGATCACGGGCGCCGAGGCGGTGCATCCGGGCTACGGCTTCCTGTCGGAAAATGCGCGTTTCGCCGAGATCCTGATCGACCACGGCGTCGCCTTCATCGGGCCCAAGCCCGAGCATATCCGTATCATGGGCGACAAGATCGAGGCCAAGCGGACCGCCAAGAAGCTCGGCATCCCCTGCGTGCCCGGCTCGGAAGGCGGCATCACCTCGGATGACGAGGCGGCCCGCGTCGCCGAGGAAATCGGCTTCCCCGTGCTCATCAAGGCCGCCGCTGGCGGTGGCGGGCGTGGCATGAAGGTCGCCCGCGCCCCGGACGAGCTGTCCTCCGCGCTCTCCCAGGCCCGCTCGGAAGCCCGTGCCGCCTTCGGCGACGACGCGGTCTATATCGAGAAGTATCTCGGCACGCCCCGCCACATCGAGATCCAGGTGCTCGGCGACGGCCAGGGCAACGCCATCCATCTCGGCGAGCGTGACTGCTCGCTGCAGCGCCGGCATCAGAAGGTGTGGGAGGAAGCCCCCTCCCCGACCATCACCGCCGAGCAGCGCGCCCGCATAGGCGAGACCGTCGCCCAGGCGATGCGCGACATGAAGTATCTCGGCGCGGGCACCATCGAGTTCCTGTACGAGAATGGCGAGTTCTACTTCATCGAGATGAACACCCGCATCCAGGTGGAGCATCCGGTGACCGAGGCGATCACCGGCATCGACCTGATCGCCGAGCAGATCCGCGTCGCCGCCGGCCAGCCGCTCGGCATCCGGCAGGAAGATGTGGTGCTGAACGGCCACGCCATCGAGTGCCGCGTGAATGCCGAGCACCCGCGCACCTTCCGCCCCTCGCCGGGCAAGATCTCCTACTGGCACACGCCGGGCGGGCTCGGGGTGCGCGTCGATTCGGCGGTCTATCAGGGCTATTCGATCCCGCCCTATTACGACAGCATGATCGGCAAGCTGATCGTCCACGCCAAGTCGCGCGAGGAATGCCTCAACCGCCTGCGCCGGGCGCTCAACGAGTTCGTGGTGGAGGGCATCGAGACCACGCTGCCGCTGTTCCGCGAGCTGGTCGAGAACCCCGACATCAAGCGCGGCGCCTATGACATTCACTGGCTGGAGCACTTCCTGGCCGCTGGCGAGCCGGGCTCCTGA
- the accB gene encoding acetyl-CoA carboxylase biotin carboxyl carrier protein — protein MMKTNKPNIDPALVREIANLLSESDLTEIEVQHEDLRIRVVRAAPTVYAAPAPVAVAAAPVAAASVAAAAPVAAVSDDPAKHPGVVPSPMVGTAYLGPEPGARYFIEVGSVVKEGQTLLIVEAMKTMNAIPAPRAGTVTRILVDNAQPVEYGEPLVIIE, from the coding sequence ATGATGAAAACCAACAAGCCGAACATCGACCCCGCGCTGGTGCGCGAGATCGCCAACCTCCTCTCCGAGAGCGACCTCACGGAGATCGAAGTCCAGCACGAGGATCTGCGTATCCGCGTCGTGCGCGCCGCGCCGACCGTGTATGCCGCGCCCGCGCCGGTGGCCGTCGCCGCTGCGCCTGTTGCCGCGGCTTCGGTTGCCGCCGCCGCGCCTGTCGCAGCGGTGAGCGACGATCCGGCCAAGCATCCCGGCGTCGTGCCCTCGCCGATGGTCGGCACCGCCTATCTCGGCCCGGAGCCGGGCGCCCGCTACTTCATCGAGGTCGGCTCGGTGGTGAAGGAAGGCCAGACCCTCCTCATCGTCGAGGCGATGAAGACGATGAACGCCATTCCCGCGCCGCGCGCGGGCACTGTCACCCGCATTCTCGTGGATAACGCGCAGCCGGTCGAATATGGCGAGCCGCTCGTGATCATCGAGTGA